aaaggttattcaaaACATGTgaattgactgagccatcactttctatttataggcaactactaggtttaggttaggaattatttggcattaaaataatgaaaatatcaatttgaaaatccactttTAAGTGGCCGGTCAtggtgtgtgtaatgggccccacttggttttgcaattttcacaaattttatttctattttctcaaaaacgccaattttccaattctaaccatttaaatgccaaaactaattatttaataactaaaatagattattaaataatattgtcatttaatttaattattaattagacatataaagtctattaataaataaataaacctagaatctcttttccttacaatttcgcccctgcttagtgaaaattcacaaactagacatagtctaactttagaattataattgattaatcacaaatcaattattgagtcttacaagcagtatattctcaactagaatggggaccatggatctatatgctgagcttccaataagtgaactgaatttactaagtaaattcctacttattaattcttcgttgaatccactcttagcacttagaattgcactctcagacttatatagagaatattatatgttccacgatatagatatgctatctcatttaaccattgttataatcttattgtgatcaaagatcctctatatagatgatttacatcaagatgggataattttaccgttctcacccctcaatgtattttccccttaaaacacttagctacctgtaaatgatgtttagtgatctaagaattagtcacttaaacaagagctcatccatttacttctatttagctaagctcgaagggaatcatcacttgacttctatacaccagtagaagctatagattctatatttatgttcagcactcccactcaatcatactatcatgttccaaaaatatacgtatcaccctgacccaaaagtaggcttaactaataaatcaatgaacatgaatagtactcctgagttgagcctaagcatatcagcatttagattcttttaatcttaagatcaactactaatattgacttggaaagatatgacggtaagtttataatatcttagctaagttgcaatatcggtccagtccaatgtatactccatacattcgaaactagtatactttactaatgtcctggaaagaacataacacttagtccaagtgtaagtacacatcatcgctgattatcacattagtgtaaatccaaaacactgatgaaacagggacttagtcttttgattcatatgatcacaatcacattccactgtgttgacgatactgtaattgtgaataaacatatgatctggatttaactgattttgtgtgtaaatgtaataaacatattaaaccatcagcatgtaaaattcatgcaaacataaatcactttaaatttcttatattgataagtaaagagttttatttagggcataaaacccaacagtagagtgttggaaattattttaccaggatcttagatctactcacaagtatgtttattaacatcctaaataagaactttctaaaacgatatattaaacacatataaagtttaagaaaccttacattgggtgcagcggaataatatgactccttccgttcagatatctagcccttgattcctttctgtagcagagcattatcaatatctgaacctggatctctttctctgaatctttgatgctgaaactcctttgctgatgatctttcttcacgatcttcctcactatgattgaggtattgcttgatgtgtgtgggaactactctaatcactaaggatttcgaaatattgaagaagaagagagggagtggtcagccagatagggagagagaaagctcaggttttctgaatcagaagaagtgtttttcctgaagccttcactatctatttataggattccactagggttagatttgaattatatggcattaaaataatgaaaaaatcaacttaaaatactacaataggtggtcggccatacacttagtggattgggccttgctttttgcaattttgcaattttaacaccttttgtatctgattttctcaaaaatgccaatttcctaattcaaccatttaaatgccaattctaactatttaataactataaataattattaaataatattgtcatttatcatatttattaattgaaccatacaaagtatcataattaacaaatatgcccctataaactctttctttacaatttcgcccttacttagtgaaaatttcacaaatagaaatagtttaatttgtgaattataattgattaatcaaaatcaattacatgagtcttaccagcaatattatctcaactagtggggggaccatgggtctatataaccgagcttccaataagtagatcaagaatttagcactaaaattcactaacttattaattcttcgttgaatccacgcatagaacttagaattgcactctcagtatatagaatgctctatatgttccaccatatagacacatcattagttatccattgttataatcctaatgtgatcaattatcctctatatgaatgatctacacagtaaatggattaaattaccgtaacaccctactatgtattttatccttaaaacacttgaccccgtataaatgatatttcagcttatgtgaaatgagatctccaccatttattttcgtttggtcaagctcgaaggtgatcatcctttgcttactattcgctagatagaagctatagattccatgtttatgctagcgctcccactcaattgcactaccgtgttcccaaagagtacgtatcaccctgacctaaaagtagacttaactaacaattcaaggaacacgaatagcctttcaagattgagcctaatcataacaggattaagatcatttgatctaggatcaactaggcgatattgacttgaatagattttacggtaagtttaattaaatctaagtcaaagttcaatattggtcccttccgatgcatactccatgcatccaacctgagctttactttaaccaatgttctggaaagaacatagtatttctccaaatacaagtaaactcttgttgtagattatcatatcagtaaaaccctgtgtctgataaatctaggaaactttattcacatagtcatgtttactttccaatgtgttgacggcacaataaacaggatcaagtatgtgaaaagggtttcagatgaatctatacattatgtacatataatcatgaaataaatcatgtgaaccatgcaacattaaatgttatttctgatctatattaataagtaaatctgattatattgaattgagttttatttagggcataaaacccaacatagagacccatatctgttcgaAAACtagtatgttcttggtctggcggATGCATTTTGATCTGATTGTAGCCTGAATAAGCATCCACGAAGCTTAGAATTTCTTGCCCGGCTGTTGCATCTATGAGTTGATCGATCCTTAGAAGCGAAAAACAGTCTTttgggcatgctttgttgaggtttgtgaaatcaatacagactcgccatttcttattcggcttgggcacgagtacggggttcgcgacccaagccgggtaaaaagcttcaattatgaagttgttgttgcgcaacttttcaacttcatctttcagggctactgctcgttctttatccaacaatcttcgtttttgctgaactggccggatgttgggatcgatattcaggacgTGGGAAATAATAGAATGGTTGActccgaccatatccgcatgtgaccaggcgaaACCATCTAGGCTTGCTCCccgaaattttatcaattctgattttacttcgagcaacaaaccctttccaatttttagctttctggccAGGATAGCTGggtcgatctcgatctcttctaactcttccacaggtccaacattgctgcttgggtccccaagtcgaggatccacatcttcatcctcgccttgggaagtttcctacttgggaatgttttttcccttgtctgggctctggctggaggatatttccttcttagccttggccactgcaaggttgtaacattcctgagcagattgctggttccctctaagacaccctaccccattcttggTTGGGAACTTCACGCACcagtgaaatattgatgtgacaacttttaagtcatacagggctggtcggccaagcattacgttaaaggctgaaggaacatccaatattaggaattgtgccatgatagttatgctcgtcggagcttgtccaacagtgaggggttgccggatttgtcctagaggtgcaactccttgaccggagaaaccatagacaggctggaggcatggagttagatccttgagttggagccccatcttctcgtaagcagtcttgaacagaatgtttgaagaagctccaTTATGGATCATGGTTCTAGCCACAATTTTGTtagctatctggacttccacgaccagcgggtcgttgtgcggaaATCTGACCTTGACAGCATCTTCGTCGTTGaaagttatggttggctcttctgctcgtggaactttgggcttcctttcttccacggccaggatgatTTCTTCTTGCTCATACTGAGTTGTTTGTGCATATCTCTCTCGAGCTTTGCCCGTATCTCCAGCGATGTGCGAGtctccaataatgacttgcaagtgtccatctacTGGTGGAGGTAGCAAATCCTGGTTATTTTGACCTTGGTtggtcttgacatacttctgcagctgcgggttgtttttcttgatcagatATTCTATTTCCCGCTTCAAATTATAACATTCGTTgatgtcgtggccgtagtctccgtggaaccgacaaaattttttcatgtcccttttgttgtcatctttcttcatgggctcgggcttcttgtacggaattaACGACTAAGTTGTCATATACACACtctctatatcttcagttagaatagtgaatgcagtgtgtttggcatgatcacggggagtctgtccAGATTTCTCGGTgaattttcctttcttcccgtttccttgcttgtggttgttgcttgaacgcttgccacttgaattTTTAGAATAGTTGGGAAGATGGGCGAACGTTCCAGTGGAAGGAGCCTTCGTTTTGCATGGCTTTTGTTCACCTTGTACTcattgaatggcttcttcgagcttgatgaagccttcggctcggttgaggaaatcactcattgagtcaatcggcccgttcttccttatatccttccatagttcaccaaggacttcaatgccccccagtatcgcggataactttccatcctcggttacccgtgAGACTTTGGTCGCTTccatcatgaatctgctgatgtatgcccggaTTGGCTTGCCTGGTCGTTGCAatacttcgaccaaatctcccagatgcaaCGGGAGCTGacgtgaggaagagaattgtgcatggaatttcgaagagaaggttttccacgaactaaactttccaggagccaacttgaaataccattgctgtgcgGCTTCTGACAGAGTggcggggaagattctgcagcaTACGTCCCCTCGTactccttgtaaatccatttgcatctcgaagtacttgagatgggaaagaggatcttctctcccagtgtacatcttccacgttggcattttgaacttgtgaggcagtggcaggagattgatctctggtgagaaAGGAGTTCTGCGAGCACGGTCcaactcaagatcattgttatgctgtccggccatgccatgaaacatattcttcaaCTCGTCAAGCTGTGCCTGTACGGCTACGCTGACTTGTTCGGCATTTTGTTCAGTTTGGATTACGTCAGCgtctttctgagcggggatttgagtatgggctccAGGCTGCAAGATCGTTGCAATATTCTGCTCgtctgttccccttcttctgtttagatcgtcccttaggtcatgggtcgTTCCAAGCCTATCGAACACAGAAGAGCCTGGTTGTCTTAGCGGTTGATTCGCTTGGTTGACAGGCGGAATAACTCCATTATTCTGATTGGATCCGTCAGGTATGGCTCCTCCTGGTGAATTCCCGAACAAGGTCTGCCtgcctacctcttggcccacgagtggaactgGTGACCGAggattggacggctgaccaTTGGTTGTCTGAGAGGTATTCATCGTCGGGTCATCCTCCGTTTCTCCCAAGGGAATGACGTTCGGCGTTTGCTGACCTACATTTtggtaggctcttcgtatcaaCACGGgagcttgccgactacgatcttcaatctctgcatggtgagcccttaatgcctccatctctttgtctctcCATTCAGCGAACATACGCCTCTGTTCGTTAAACGCGAGATTCACTGCAGCACGCAGTTCATCTTGATCATGATGCAGAGTGTTGCTATGACTCTGCATGAATCCGAGCGTATCACGGAGATTTTGCAATTCGGCTGCGTCTCTGATGGTCGTCTGGGCGTTGGTTCCAAGCGGAACAGTCGTGTTATGAATGCCATGGCTGTGTgcggaactgttattcccagtctcttgcacaccaggcaaAGTTTCAGTAACAGGAGCTGTTTCACCATTCACCACGCTTCCTGTCTGTCCAGGATTGATAGCAGGTGGAACCCTTGAACTTCCTAGGTCCTGCAATGTCGGATCCAGCGTCTGCGAATTTGCTGGGTCagacaggcctctacgagtttgcaccatcgtgttGAATGTCGACAAGAGCGATTTGTGatccttctctcaatgaaagcacccaAATGTTAACTTCggttttagccaacgacaatgagtctttttgataagcgataaactaTATGTCAtaatgaatatataataaagcaattataagacacaggaattttatagaggttcagccccgagcagttcggtaatagcctaatcctcattatttgtattgacttaagatcaaggaagaagattccttttcttatagcttttacaacaatatctctgaaaatataattcttagattataatatagtcttagcttagctgcATATCGACTTTTTTATCTCTCGATCCCCTTGCCcaatgaacattcctcactattcatagggctgggaaacttgaggaggaagagtttcctctctcgttacaatgcgcataaacagaaagatcgtgtgatcaatgctgaatgcaaggatcgtgggattgaggctgagtacACTGATAGCGGGATCATGTGTATGTCgtatccacgtaagttgatccctgagttatagggattgagctgatgactcatgatgcgaaagctgaattcgctaagtacTGAGTGCTCTGTACGGATTGCTGGATATCTGATCCTGGATGTGCCAGCGAGACATCCTGCTCGGTCTATTCTTCccgagcagatgctccaagcggactccacgtgtcaccattctcgtgatgccacgtcagagtgcaaaatttggAACAACacatataaatgatcacatgaaccaaatgatatactaaataagtaatgaaaatatttctgtttctttattgataattgaaaaagattacattgaaatagaattttatttataacacaaaacccaacacataggGTCGGCCAGCCTCCTTGAGGTGGCTGGTTTGTCATTTATCGTCTCACTTGAATGCTCGGTCTCCTCGTTGGTTGAAGTGTTGAGTAGATGACTTGGtctttttgttggcgagttgtAATGTCACGTGGCACTGATATTGGCCATGTAGACATGCCACGTCAGTGCCAAAAATCAGGATAACAAAACTCACTTGCCCAAATCCTTATGatcttattaattctttaaaataatataagtaAAAAGGGTCGAATCGTGTTTTTATTtgcttaaattattatatattatttattatttattattctcaTTTTTACTTGACTGAGAATTGTTAGTGAGTATTAAAGGTAGTTCACATTGCTAAcgtgtggaaataaattgtgatatataagatgaagGGAGTATtcctcccattgtcaattaattttaagaagcAATCTCATTCATCTTATTCAATGGTATTAAAGCCACCAGATACTTCCTGTCTCCCATTGTCAATTGATAACTAGGCTTTTTACCGAAAAGAGGAATAAGCGTTTTCAATTTCTTTGAATTCACATAAGTAATTGGAAAATAAATTTAGATAGAGGGCTTAAAAACTGTTTGAAGTGGAGAAAATCTGTACGCGTTTCGAGAATGAGGATCCCAACAAATCCTGAAACTCACTATTGAGCTAGAATCTTCTTCGATGCTTTAAGACACGTCCTTCCCTGAAACTACCTCTATCTCTcgttcctctctttctctctctagagaGACCCTTCTTTGTTCTCTGTGATATTCTTTTCAGGTAAGCTTAAAAGTTGTCTGAAAGcaactcttttttatttatttttttcccttgcaatttatatttatataattacttTAGCTCCAAGTTTCTCTcattattgaaaataatttaaaatgatcTTCAAACCGTGGAATTTGGTTTTAATGCTATTGTTTCGGCCAACGAGTTATCGACTTATCAGAAAGGTTCTCgaggttttttaatttttattatctgGTCAATACACAGAGGTATACATGGTGTTTCCGATTTTGTTTTGGAATTTTCGGAATCTCCGGTTAGTTCATTTGTGGATGGCAATTACTTTTACCTTTTATTTTCTCAGTGATTTATCGATTTTTCAAATATGCAGGTTTGACCGTATTTGGATATCGCCCTCGATTACCCGAGATTGAAATTTTTCATATCCAGAAGGGATTGATTTTCCCCTTTCTTTCTTAGGTTTAATTTCTATACTCTTGTGGTGGTAGTGCTTTTTCGAGTTGTTTTTCAATTGGGATTTCTGGAAACTACTACAGGGTTATAATCGGTTTGGACTGGTTGAATTTGATGGTTCTTCTTTGTTTGAATATTCATAGGTTTTGGATATGTTTTCTCATTTGGGTCTCTTTATAGAAACTGATTTGAGTAATTTTGGCTTGTACCGGGATTTTCATGCTTTATACGGTTCTACTAATAAGTGATTTATGTATGTTTCAGTTCTGGGTTTTAGAATTTGTAATTTTAGGTCAGTggtattaagaaaattaaagaagagAAGACGCTATTATTTGTGAATTGGGATGGATGAATCTCAGGGCGGCTCGAATTCACTGCCTCCTTTCCTTGCAAAAACCTATGAAATGGTAGAAGACCCTTCAACAGATACAGTCGTGTCATGGAGTTCTTCTAATAAGAGCTTCATTGTGTGGAATCCGCTGGAGTTTGCAAGAGATTTGCTGCCTAGATTCTTTAAGCACAGTAACttttcaagcttcatcagacaGCTGAACACATATGTGAGTCAAGTTGTTTCTTTGCACATGTGTTTGCTCGTACATGTTAGTTGAAATGTTTATTTTGCTTTCTTGTTATTAGATTAAAATGTTCTGAAATCTTAGTACCACCAACAGGGTTTTAGAAAAGTTGATCCAGAGCAATGGGAATTCTCAAATGATGATTTCTTAAGAGGTCAGCCACAACTTCTTAAAAATATCCACAGAAGGAAGCCAGTTCACAGCCATTCTTTGCAGAATCTTCAAGGTCAGGGAACTCCACAATTGGCTGAATCTGAAAGACAGAGTCttaaagatgagattgagaggCTTCAACATGACTTACAGGAGCTTGCCGTGGAGTCTCAGAGGTATGAGAATGAGCGGCGGGCATTGGAAATACAAAAGTGCGGTTTAAAAGAACAGTTTCACAAAAGCGAACAGCAACAACAAGGCATTGTTTCTCTGTTATCTCAGGTTTTACAGAAACGAGGGTTTGCCGTCAATTTTTCACAATTGGAGGCCAATGTGAGAAAGAGAAGATTACCGAAAATTGGCACAAAAGATAACTCAACGGGGAGTCCTGAATTGTTACGTATAGATAATGTTGGTAATTCAGTTTTGAACTTAATTGTGGACAAGGTAGAGCAGTTGGAGGCATCCCTGTTATTCTGGGAAGATATTGTTCATGATTTTTCGAATGTTCATTTGCAAAGTAGTTCAAACATTGAGTTGGATGAATCTACTGGTTGTGCCGAAAGTCCATCTATTTCCTGTGTACAGCTTAATATTGACATCAGATCGAAGTCCCCTGGGATTGATGTGAACTCTGATCCTGCTCCAATTGTTACTTCAGAGCCTTTTGTCGCAAAAGAACAATCTGTAAAGGAACCAGAGAATGCGGCTACCACTACTGCTACTGTGCGGACTGGGGCCAACGATGTATTCTGGGAACAGTTCTTGACTGAGAATCCTGGTTCTTCAGACACTCAGGAAGTTCAGTCAGAAAGGAAGGATTCTGATGAGAGAAGGAATGAGAACAATCCTGGTGATCGGGGCAAGTTTTGGTGGAGCATGAGGAATGTAAATAATCTCACAGAACAGATGGGACATCTTACACCAGCAGAGAAAACTTGAGAACGGTTATGGCATATTAAAATTTTGATCCCCTACTAGGTCTCCTCTCATAAATTTAGGTATGGAAGTATTAATCTTAGAAAATTAGACAACTGTTTGTTTGATCTCCATTTTCCTTAATCACCTTCATTCaccctttctctcttttttctttttcattcccCACAAAATACCTTATATTCGAATAGAATATCTGTCTTATTTTCATGGGAACAACTTTTCCCTTGCTGGTTTTCTCTATGTGAAAGCCTATTATTGTTCATGTGCTAACTATCTATTTTCTAGTATGACTTAATTGTAGTCATCTCGTGACAacatatactaatttttttttttttgaattctaTGTCTTAATGGGATTCCTCATATCCCTTCTTGCCTACTATCATATTCACCAGTTTCCAAGCTCAACAAGTCATATTCCTCCTACTTTTCTATACCTTTCCCTTAGAGCTTGTCGATGTTGACTTATTCCTTCCATTTCAGTGATGAAGAAGGTTTATTCACCAGTGCGATGCTTTGGTACTTTGAGGGTTCGTTTGGTATGCAGTGTTAGATACTATTTtcttgcatattattatattaaattgtgtttgtcatattttgtgtaatactatgttaaatttttgtttatttcaaaataatGTACTTATAAATGCTCATATAAGTCAATACTAAacatacaatataaaaatatgatatatatattacaatttaatttaatactaTACAATGCAATATAACATAATACAGTGTACCAGAGGGACCTTCAAATGTCATAGTTACAGTATGAGCAACGTTTGTAGTTATTATCTTATGATCAAGAAGACTTTAGATTAGCTTTGTTTTCTTCACTTGGATGTGGtgtttatcatttaatttgaAGATGTGGACATGCGAATATATAATTTCTATGCATAGCCAACTTTCTTGATTAACAGGCACAAATGGCTgtacaaaatttatataaataactgATTAAATCTTTCAGGAATAGTTTATACTAGTGTTTAATTTGAACTAACATTTAGACAGGATAGAGCATGTATATCTGGCAtgttagattattattattaatgaattTGTTGAATTTCTGCAGTCTTTGAAACGTGCTAATATAGGTAGCCAATGCTTTTCTTTTGCTGATATATGGGATTTGTCACTTTAATCAGACAATAAAGCATATACCTTTTACCTGTTACACTGACCAATATGAAAATTTGTGTACAGCATCAGAAGGGAACATTTGTTTCCTATCCACATGGAGCTCTGCGTGAAGATTTTCTCTGACTTCTATGAGAACTTATGCTTGTTGGTACTGAATGAGTAAGTAATTTTGTTTATCCTTTTTCATGTTCTTCTATTTCATTCTTAATATTCAATGTCAATTAGAATGTTCAatatgttcaaaatttttgtaAGTGTTTCGGAAAGCTTATCTTGAAATTATACCTAATGTTATTGTTGATAATAATCATGTTGTTGAGAATATGCTTTAACTATCATTTGCATTTTCTGAAAATTGCCCAACTTTTGATTCTGATAAGCAAGCATGCTCACTTAATTTTTCTCGTCATATTATAGTTGTATACTATTTGCCTAATTTTTCTTATTAGTAAGTATTAGACTAGCTTAGCTTCTGATAAATGAGAGCTGTATGACGACGTGGGTAAATAATTAGGTGATGTTATAGCTTTTCCTACTTTGATAGGTGCCAAATGGGATTAATATGAGTAATTTATGTGGACAACTAAGTGGTCCCATTTCAAATGCTATGCTAAAAAGCTCAATTCATAATAATAGTGAAGCGTTTGCAATCTTTACCAGTTACCTTTTTGGTCTACATTTATGGCCATAATATGCCTGCCTGCCATTGCTGTGGCACAACCAATTTTGTGTTTTGTAGAGCTGATACAAAGTCTGACATGTTAAATTTCTGACGGACACAAAATTGATcatttttttaacaataaaaTCAAGAAGCTATAATGCTAGTGTGTAATGTTATTTATAGCCGTGTAATGCTCTCTTTAGGTAAAAGGTGTGGAGCAACTTTGTCTTGGTGATGTGTTGAAAGTTGGGAACTCGTTGCATCTAGTGGAAAAGTTGCGGATTTACCTTTCATGCTATTTTATGAGTGTATATCTGTTAAAATTATCGTGaaatattaaagacaacagCTTGAATTTACATTGAGAAtaggattaaaaaaaaaaaagaaacatttgGGCTTGTTGTCTCCTAGTGGATTGAAAGCTTTTGTTTTTACATTCAAAATTCTTGTCATCTAtttctcaatatatatatattgatatctTGTAACATAAGATACTGCAAAGTGttgtagcaaaaaaaaaaaaaaggcactGTTAAGGTTAACATccaatttctttttattattaattttttctttctttaactCAAAACATTTACAATTACTTCTACCTTGATCGGCTAAAACGGATATTAAAGTAGTTTTGTTTGATGAGTCTTTTTAATCCAATTTGTTTAACTAAATTCAGAATTAAACTCTAACATGAAAAgtctgcaaaattgcaaaactcGGAAGTCTTAAACTAAAGTTTCCAATTCGAATGAACTACACAAATAATATTACAATTGATTTTGTTTTCCAAATAAGACAATTGATTTTGCTGAGCGATTTCCTTACACAGAAAATtttgattgaaaaataaaaaaaaaaaatcaagaaagcAAACGCatgttaaatatatttatatatactagcaaaaaactacgtgcgaggcacgtatattaaattttatgttaggttttttctatgttatttgaaagtgagattattattgaatactgaatgcaatatattagtgtttaagaaagcttaatgatttaaatatattcttaaaCTATTACTTAAATAggggtaagataaaaagaaaattaaaaaaatatagattgcAGAACGTAATAATCGTAATAATATGATCACATAATAAAcaaagaataatataaaatgtttatttaaagctaatacatatatgtatatatgaaggaaaaaaaatataattagaaataatGGGGAAAGTAACCTTAATATCCTCGTTTGAAACACCATATTTCAAGATTGATATGTAAAGCTTTGTCCCTGTTTCAATTGGGTTTACCACAATTACAAAAAGAATAACAGCTTAGTAGAAACCTAtgttggtttatgagaaattggATTTACCAGCTACTAAGCTATgattaaagtctgacggcacagaTCAATTGGGTTTACCTCAAATACCAGGAGCAACTGAAAAGCTGCACGCATCCCATTATCTCTCAAAGTAAAACGAAATTCTATAACAATACATTCCTCAGTGCATTCCAAGGACCAATTGGTTATGT
This region of Cannabis sativa cultivar Pink pepper isolate KNU-18-1 chromosome 7, ASM2916894v1, whole genome shotgun sequence genomic DNA includes:
- the LOC115696901 gene encoding heat stress transcription factor A-4c, producing the protein MDESQGGSNSLPPFLAKTYEMVEDPSTDTVVSWSSSNKSFIVWNPLEFARDLLPRFFKHSNFSSFIRQLNTYGFRKVDPEQWEFSNDDFLRGQPQLLKNIHRRKPVHSHSLQNLQGQGTPQLAESERQSLKDEIERLQHDLQELAVESQRYENERRALEIQKCGLKEQFHKSEQQQQGIVSLLSQVLQKRGFAVNFSQLEANVRKRRLPKIGTKDNSTGSPELLRIDNVGNSVLNLIVDKVEQLEASLLFWEDIVHDFSNVHLQSSSNIELDESTGCAESPSISCVQLNIDIRSKSPGIDVNSDPAPIVTSEPFVAKEQSVKEPENAATTTATVRTGANDVFWEQFLTENPGSSDTQEVQSERKDSDERRNENNPGDRGKFWWSMRNVNNLTEQMGHLTPAEKT